CAAGTCCCTGACTCCCAAGTCTCTCGAAGTCGACGTTCTTTCCGTGATGAACCTGATGGATGTCGCCGAACACATCAAGCATGTGGAATGTGTGGTCAAGGCGGATTACAGCGGCGTCACGCTTATCTGGCTTTCTAAGGACAACCTTCAGGCCATGCGCGCGGTCTCCACGCTTTCCCTTGTCGACAAGAGCCGCGAAGAAGCCTTTGATTTCTTGGCGACAAATGTCGTCGAGCAGATTGCCATGGCCCAGACGGAAAATTCTGCGCCGAATATCAAGCAAATTCACCTTTGCGGCGATGTTGCCGAGGATTCCCTGTTTGTTGAAATGCTCCGCAAGAAGGACCCTGAATTGCAGATTGCCCTCATGGATTCCTTCTCCAATCTTCGTCTCCCGATTGACTCCGATGATTCCGCTTCTGTGCTCTGCTGCGCTGGTGCCATCGGGGCTGCACTGACCGTGATGGAGGGTGTATGATTCGCTTAAACCTTATTGAAGTTGCTGAACGCGAGTTCGAAGTCGATAATGTCTCGCCAGTCAACTTGACCAACCTTTCCGACGTCCAGCGGAAGTCGAAGCGGAAGGCTCTCAATGTCTTCCTCGGTATGATTTTCCTCTGCGTCGCGTTCTGCTGTTTCCTCAGCATTTGTGGCGTTCCCACTGCTCTGCAGGGCATTTTCCCTGCCCAGTTCCTGGATCTCATCGGTGCCGAAGACCCGAGCCGTTCGGCCCTGTCTTTGGGTGCTGGTCAAATGACGACTGCCGGTGGCACGCTCGAAGCACAGCAAATGGCTGCTATAGCCGAGGCCAAGCGCCGCGAGGCTATGACGGTCAAGGGACTCGTCGGTGCTATCAACCACCAGGCCTTGTTCAACACCAAGCGCTTGGACTACACGTCTTACTTGCCGCTCGAAAAGCTCTCGTTCCAGCGCACGGCGGTGAACCAGTTCTTCACGTTCATGTCGACCGCGACCCCCGACGATGTCGGTTTCTCGGATTGCGTGTTCGAAGCACCCAATTATTACTACGTTCGCGGATCGGCAGTGAAGCCCACGTCGCAGCGTACTTTCCTCGACCGCCTCAAGACGGTGAGTGGAAACTTCAAGACTCCGCCTCTGCCTGAAAACGCTCCGGCAACGGATATCACCGCCTTTGGTGAATTCAACGTGACTGGTCCTAACCTTGCTGCAATTACTTCGTTTGTTCCTGCTGCCGAGGCCGCTTCCGAAGTCAAGAGCCTCAAGGCTCTTGCGACTACGAATAAAGTTGTGCTTTCCGGAATGGACAAGCCTGCCATCGAAGATCTCGGCGTCTACAAACGCTACACCTTCACGGCGACTTCTACTGCCGACTATGTTGATTTGCAGGCTTTCGTGGCCGCTCTTGCGGATTCGCCAATCCGAGCTAGCATCCGTAAGGCCGACCTCAAGTTTGTCAAGAAGGACCTGCTCTCGACGCTGTATATCGTGATGCTGGTCGGACAGTAATATGTCCATTCGCATTACTGGTGGCATGCTTCGCGGAAGGAATGTTCCTTCGCCCGATTCCATGAAAACCCGTCCAACGGCTTCCCGTACAAGGGAGGCCTTGTTCAATATCCTGCAAAGTGTGGATGGGTTTAGAATGCTCGACCTTTTTGCCGGGAGCGGCATCATGGGCCTGGAGGCGGTAAGTCGCGGGGCGGCAAGCGTCATTGCTGTCGAGATGGTACATTCCCAGGCTCGCATGGTTTACCAGGCGTACAAGGCGCTAGGGCAAGAATCCAAGCTGCAACTGCTCGAAGCGAATGCGTTGACTTTGGACCGGGATAAGTTCTGCAAGGACAAAGGTTTTGACCTGATTTATGCGGACCCTCCGTTCAAGAACATGGAATATCCGGACTTGCGCCCTTTCATCGATTGGCTGGAACCGGGCGGCGTTGCCGTGTTCGAGGCTCCGAGCCGGGCAATTCCTGCGTGGGCGAGCGATGCCGAAGTACGCCGTTATGGCGAATCATCGTTGCTGGTGTATAGGTAGTGAGGGGATAGGGGTTAGGATCTAGAGACTAGGGAGAAATAACACGGCTTCGCCGTCTTATATTGACGCACGAAGTGCGTGATTCTTATTCACTAGCCACTAGCCTCTAGTCTCTATTCTCTAGTCTCTCAAAGATTCACTGCTCATTGCTAAAAAAATTATCCGTTTTATACAAAATAAGTATATATTTAGAGCGGATTTTTTTCATTTTCCTTATCGCTTGAAGTGGGGGCTGGGTGCTTATTTTCTTCTTTTCGTTGCTTTGCTCTATAATATTTGTAGCAACAGCCAACGCAGATGTGACAATTGAAGGGGAGCCAAATTCATATAACGTATCCATCGGCGATACGCTTTCTGTCACGTCCAGGAAGAGCCTCCAGGTCGGCGAGAACTTCGTCAAGTGGGAAGTCGTTTCCGGAACGGGAACCTTCGTCGACGAGACCGAGGATTCAACCGGATTCATCCCTTCGTCTGACCCTGTCGTTATCAGAAGGGTGACAAGGACCCTGCCCATTTACGAAATATCTGACAAGATGACCAAGTTCATCGTAGGCGAAAATAGTTCCGTTATCCCCTCGACACTTTACGGCGTTCGTGTATACTTCAATTCCGATGTTGGTGGACCATTTCTGATTACTTGTATATCTCGACAATCGCCAACTATACTGAATTTTTACGGAGATTCTACTTTTAAAACTTTTGTCCCTATTGCGCCAACGGACTCTTTTATTTCGAGTAGGGACTGCTTTTTTTTTGAGGGATATAAACAATGTCTTATTAATGTTCAACCTAACGAAAATTACTACTTCTTTTTATATGCAGCGGGTTATCCCAATGCAAACATGAAGGATTCTATCCTTGTTAGGGTTGACCCTGCGTACACATTAGAGGCTTCGTATTCGGGCAATGGAGCTGCGTATGTAGATTCTCTTTACAGAAAGGCTATATCGTACAACAGGGTCATAAGCACCGACACAACCAAGATATTCGCCATTCCCGGAAACGACAACGTATTCGATCATTGGGAGGTTGTCTCTGGTTCGTGTTCCATTCTGGATAGCGGTAGGGACACAACGGGCGTCATTGGTGTGAATAGCAATTGCAAGGTGCGTGCCGTATTCCGTGCGGGCACCGTCTATCCAGTTACGGGCACGCCCACTGAGTATAACTTCTATGATCACCTTTACGCTAATAAGACTGCAAACGGAAGTTCCGGTGTACGCTTCACATTCACTGCCCCGAGTTCGGGCACCTACGCCGTTGTTGTGTCTAACGAACTCACACAGGATTCCGCTGTGTATATCCGGTACACCTCGACCGACTACAAGACAGCAGCGGTGACGGAACGCTTCCTCGGCACTTATTCCGAAACGATGACGCTGACCGCGGGGCAGGAGGTTGCAATTGTCGTCGCCAACACGGGCAGCGGCGCAAACCCGTTCTACATCAACTACGCGACGCAGGCCCACAAGATAACGCTCGGCACGGATGGGCATGGCAGGGTTTTTCCCGCAGGCGGCTACGCAACGGCTTACGCCGGCTCGCGTTATTCCATTTCCGCGGAGGCCAACGCGGGCTACCGCTTCTCCGACTGGCAGACGGTCTCGGGCACGCCCGCCGTCGAAGACAAGAACGCTCCCTACACGTACGTGACGGTGAACGGCGACGCCGAGCTGAAGGCGCGCTTCAAGGCGAGCTCGGTCTACACGCTCACCCGGACGAAGCAGAAATTCAACCACCAGGACAACTACTACAGCGAAAGCACCCGTTCGTCGGTCCGCTTCACCTGGACCCCGCCCGACTCTGGCTCCTACATGGTCAGCATCGAGGCCGTCGACCCGGTGGGGGGCACCTTCACGGACTACGGCACCGACAAGAATTTCTCGACCCCCGTTTCGGAAAAACCGGTCTCCGGCACGTCTAGCTTCACCGTTCGCGGCACGCCGGGCGTCCCGCTCTACTGGACCTTCCAAGACAGCGGCAGCGGCATCCCGAACAAGTCCTTCAACGCCTGGATATCCGCGCCCTACGTGCTGACCGTGATTTCCTCCAAGGAGGGGTCCGCATACCCGTCCGGGAAGGTGTACACCGCCCCCGGCAACAAGACCATCCTAACTGCATGGCCGCATGGCGGCTACAAGTTCAAGTCGTGGGTGAACACCGATGGCGATATGACCATTGACTCTCCGAAGTCATCGCGCACAATTGTCGTGCCGAAGGATTCCGTCTGTACCATTAAGGCGACTTTCACGAACGACGAGTCCGCAGAGCCCGTGCTGAAAATCTCGAAACTGGACGTGGGCAACTATCCGGAAGTCTGTGCGCAGGTGTCCGTCACGGACAAGAAATCGGGCAACTCTTTCTATGGCCTGGTTTCGGGCGATTTTACGCTGACGCAGGATGGCGTTCCGGTCACGCCTGAGGTGACGAGCATTGAGAACGTCACGGGCGTTTCCGTGGTAATCGTGGTCGACGAGAGTGGTTCAATGATATACAACGACCGCATGGAGAAGACGAAGGCTTCCATCCGGAACTTTGTTGACAACATGGGCCCCTACGACAGAACTGCTATCGTCGGCTTCCGTGGAGAAGATTCGACCGTGGTTCACCTGGCGATGACCTCGGACAAGTCTTTGGCAGTAAAGGCCGTGGAAGAAGTTGATGTGGACATGAACGCTGCTACGAACATCCTCGTAGGTACTTATGTCGGCGTGGAGCAAATTGTGAACGAGACGAATCCGACGGCGGTCATCGTATTCTCCGACGGTGTAAATAACGGTGGTAGCAAGACATTAATGGAAACCGTAGCGTTCGCCAAGGCGAAAAAAACGACCATCTACTCCATCGGCCTCGAGACGGACAGCAAATACCCGCTGGAAGACCTTGCTGTCAACACGGGTGGCACCTTCACGTTCGCAAGCGACGCGAGCGAACTCGCCGGTATCTACGCGGCCATCCGCGACAACATCATGTCGCAGTACATGGTGTGCTACCAGACGCCGGACACGGTCCAGAACGGCGACATCCACACTGTGGCCATCAGCACGAAGTTCAACAAGATCACCACGAGCGACACGGCGCGGTGGAGCGAGAACTCGCTGCCTCCGACGGTCACGCTGACGGAGGCCACGAAGGAACTGATCGAGAATTCCCAGCCGTCGAACAACCCGCTCACGCTCGGCGTTTACATCAGCACGCTGGTCGGGATCAGCTACGCCAACGTCTACGTCCGCCGTTCCGGCACGGACGGTATCTTCACTCAGTACGCGCTGCACAACGTGCGCGACAGCCTGTGGGAATTCACGGTCCCGGCAAGCGTCGTGACGGCACCGGGCATCGACTTCTACGTGATCGCCGCGGACGCCCTCGGGCAGGCGGGCAAGTCGCCCCGCATCCAGAACCCGGCGAACCAGCCTTACACGATCTTCGTGGACAACGACCTTCCCGCCGTCGAGGCGGTGTCTGTGGCCTGCGAGGACTCGACTTCCGACCTGAAGACGTTCCGCTTCGGCATCAAGGACAGCGACGGTATCGACGCCGCGACGCTCTACTACAAGGATTCCCGCGCGGTGATCTACCAGGAGATGTCGCTCACGTACTCCGCCGACAACGACACGTGGGTCGCCGAGTTCCGCGCGAACGTACGCGACTACGACATGCTGGTCTATTACCTGCGCGTGAAGGACGGCAAGGGGGCGACGGTGCGCCATCCGGGCGAGGGGACCCTCGTGACGGACGCCTGCCGCATCCACTACGTGGACAACGACAGCTCCGTCATCGACACGATCCCCGAGGATTCCATCCTCCCGCCGTCGCCGCGCGACTCCATCGTGTACTCGCTCATCGCGGACAGCGCGGAGATGTACGACAAGGACCTGGACGGGCGCGCGGACTTCGTGCGCGTGCACTTCAAGGATGAACGCGAAGACAACATCACGAGTATAGATTCCATCTTCTGGAACTCCAACCGTGGCGAGTGGCGCTACGTGCCCGAGGGCACCATCAAGCAGGACCGCTCCGACGGGACGTGGTTCGGTGCTTACATCAACAAACCCTACAAGTACGGGCTGACCAAGGCCGACTCTGCCCATCCGCCGTTCCTTGCTTTCTCAACGATATATTCCGAGGACCTCGAAAACGTGAGACTGCTTGACCGCGTGGGCGCAGTCCCTGCCCGCGCGACCAAGTTCCCGGGGAAAATAGGCCTCGACGAGTACATGGACCCGAATTCGGAGATGCCTCCCGACACGCTGCTCGTGACCCTTTCAGAACCGGTCATCAATGTCGGCGACGAGAAGAGCTGGGAGAAATTTTTCCGTTATTCTGAATCGTGCGACGATACCGTTTCTCATCCGCTCAAGCTGAAACATTCTCCGAAGATTCGCGAGAACGGACAGCAGTGGATGCTGGTGCTTGACGACTATTCGGTCAAGGCGGGCTTCTGCCTTTCGACCGATCCTTCTGCCACCTACGAGGACCTCGCGGGCAACTCGATGGGCCGCGGCGGAATCAAGATAGAAGGGAAGGACGGCTCGCTCTACCTGGCTGAGGTACGCCCGCTCCAGGCTGTCAGCGGCATCGGCAAGACTCCGAAGTGGATTCCGCCGGACGGCGACGAATGGGAATCGCTGCCGGATTCGCTCTCCGCGATCAGCGTGAAAGCGACGATGCCGTACACCGCGGAAGTGTACATTTTCGACGGAATCGCATCCTACGTGACGCATTTCAAACAAAAATTCGGCTACGACGGGGAGATGGATCAATCTATCCGTGGCAAGCCCGGCGACCTTTTCCGGCAAGGCTACTTGCACTGGAACAAGCGTTCCGATAAGGGCCGCAAGGCCGGCACGGGCGTGTACATCTGGAAGATTTTCTTCAAGTTCGAGGATGGACACAAGGAAACGAGGATAGTGAAGACGGGAGTGTGGAGAGGGAGTAGGAAGTAGACAGTAGGCAGTAGACAGTAGACAGTAGACAGTAGACAGTAGGAAGTGGTGAACTCCGAGTATAGCCATTAACTGCTTACTAAGCACTTGATGCCTCACTGCTCAAGGCTCATAGCTCACTGCTCGTGCCTGGAGCCTAAAAATTTGTCATTGCGAGGGGCGAATAGCCCTGAAGCAATCTCCGTTAGAGAAACTAGAGGTTAGAATCTAGGGGCTAGGGAGAAATATCACGGCTTCGCCGTCTTATATTGACGCACGAAGTGCGTGATTCTTTTCACTAGTCTCTATTCTCTAGTCTCTCTAAGACTCACTGCTCGTGCCTCGAGCCTTTTACTACATTTGAAGTATGAATAAAATCGCCGTGTTCGCTGGTTCGTTCGACCCGTTTACGTTGGGGCACCTTGACGTGGTGCGCCGTGCATCGGCCTTGTTCGATACGTTGTGGGTTCTTGTTGCCCAGAATTCTTCGAAGCGTAACTTGTTCTCTGCAGAAGAACGCAAGAGCTTTGTCAAGAAGGCTGTAAAAGAGCTACCCAACGTGCAGGTGGCCTCTTTCGAAGGGCTGACTGTAGATTACATGAAGCAGGTCGGGGCTCGCTACCTTGTCCGCGGCATCCGCAATTCTTCTGATCTTGATTTTGAACAAACCGTCGCTTGGAACAACAAGGCTTTGTATGGCGATGCTGAATCCGTTTTCTTGCTGAGCGCTCCGGAGCACCTTTCTGTGAGTAGCAGCGTCGTGCGTGAACTTTTGGCAAATGGCGTGAAAGATGCCGCACTTCTTTCTAAATTTGTGCCCGAAATTATTATTCACGATATAGTCCGCAATAAAGGGGACCGATGAAACCTTTTAGATATCTGGCCAAGCCCATTCGCGTATTGCTCCTTGCGAACCTCGTCGTGTTCCTGCTTGCTTTCCTGGTCGGTGGAATTTTAGGATTCCCGGGGGGCGGGTACGGAACCCTTCGCGATTACATCACGTATTTCGGGGCGTTTTTCCCGACAATCCCATTTGAGGCCTGGCGCTACTTTACCTACATGTTCGTGCATGTGGATTTCTGGCATTTCCTTTTCAACATGCTCATGCTCTGGATGTTCGGTGACGAGGTCGCAGAATGGATGGGTACGAAGCACTTTACGGGCATGTACCTGTTCTGCGGCGTGTTTGCGGCGTTCTTTAGTGTCGTCATGTGCCTCTTGGGGCTTACCAACAACCCGATTATCGGCGCGAGCGGCGCTTTGATGGGTATCTTTGTTGCCTATTACCGCTTTTTCCCGGAACGTCGCTTGCTCCTGTTCTTCTTTTTCCCGATGAAGATAAAGTATGCAATGTGGGTGATGGTCGCGATTGATGTGTTCATGGCTCCGTCGGGTGACGGCATTGCGCATTTGGCCCATTTGGGTGGCGTCGTGGCCGGGTTCATCTACATGTATTTGTACGAGGGCGGTTTCCGCCGGCTGTCGGGAAAGTTGAATTTCGGTGGCCCGAAGGTGAAGGTGACTCGTGGAGGCAAAGCTTCTAGCGATGATGCTCGTAACGAGGAACCTTCCGATGCAATCGAAGGTGAAGTTTTTTATGTGGACGAAGAAAAACGCATGGACGAAATCCTCAGGAAGGTCAGCCGTGAGGGCGTCCAGTCGCTGAGTCCTTCGGAAAGAAAATTCCTAATGGAGGCGGGTGAGCGCTTGCGCCGCCGCCGTGGAGGTTGATTATGAAAAAAGTTCTTGGTATGGGTGCTGCCCTGGTCGATATTTTGGCGAATGTAGATGATGCCTGGATTGAATCGCAAGGCGTGCAGAAGGGTGGCATGAACATGGTGGATTGGCCCCAGATGGAGAAGTTCCTCGGGGCTCTCGACAAGCCCCTGCGCGTGCCGGGTGGCTCGACTTGCAACACGATGGTCGGGCTTTCTCGCTTGGGGGGCAAGGCCGCCTTTATTTCGAAAATTGGCGACGACGAACTTGGAAAGCTTTTCCAGGAACACCTGAACAAGAACGGCGTGGAATCGAAGCTCGGCATTTCGGATGCTGCGACGGGTTGCGTGTTTAGCGCTGTAACTCCTGATGCGCAGCGTTCCATGTGGACTTACCTTGGCGCTTCCGACTTCCTCGCGAGCGAAGACTTTGTGCCCGCGCTTTACGATGGTGTGGGGCTCCTGTATGCCGAAGGCTATAGGGCGTTCAATGCGGATTGTTTCAAGAAGTCGTTTACGCTTGCCCGCAGTTTGGGCGTGGAAACGGCGCTTGACTTCAGCAGCTTTGGTGTGGTGGATGCTTGCCGCAAACTGTTCGACGAACTCTTTGCTGAAAAGATGATTGACATTATCATTGCCAACGAAGACGAAGCCTTTGCCTATGCGGGAGTCAAGGAAGAAGCGGCTCTTGATGT
This genomic window from uncultured Fibrobacter sp. contains:
- the rsmD gene encoding 16S rRNA (guanine(966)-N(2))-methyltransferase RsmD; this translates as MSIRITGGMLRGRNVPSPDSMKTRPTASRTREALFNILQSVDGFRMLDLFAGSGIMGLEAVSRGAASVIAVEMVHSQARMVYQAYKALGQESKLQLLEANALTLDRDKFCKDKGFDLIYADPPFKNMEYPDLRPFIDWLEPGGVAVFEAPSRAIPAWASDAEVRRYGESSLLVYR
- the coaD gene encoding pantetheine-phosphate adenylyltransferase, which encodes MNKIAVFAGSFDPFTLGHLDVVRRASALFDTLWVLVAQNSSKRNLFSAEERKSFVKKAVKELPNVQVASFEGLTVDYMKQVGARYLVRGIRNSSDLDFEQTVAWNNKALYGDAESVFLLSAPEHLSVSSSVVRELLANGVKDAALLSKFVPEIIIHDIVRNKGDR
- a CDS encoding adenosine kinase gives rise to the protein MKKVLGMGAALVDILANVDDAWIESQGVQKGGMNMVDWPQMEKFLGALDKPLRVPGGSTCNTMVGLSRLGGKAAFISKIGDDELGKLFQEHLNKNGVESKLGISDAATGCVFSAVTPDAQRSMWTYLGASDFLASEDFVPALYDGVGLLYAEGYRAFNADCFKKSFTLARSLGVETALDFSSFGVVDACRKLFDELFAEKMIDIIIANEDEAFAYAGVKEEAALDVLAKKAKVAVVKIGKRGALIAKDGQVTHVQAGPAKAIDTTGAGDLWASGFLYGYMNGWDMERSGNLGSIVSNEVVQVMGAQIPDDGWTRILNSMKL
- a CDS encoding rhomboid family intramembrane serine protease → MKPFRYLAKPIRVLLLANLVVFLLAFLVGGILGFPGGGYGTLRDYITYFGAFFPTIPFEAWRYFTYMFVHVDFWHFLFNMLMLWMFGDEVAEWMGTKHFTGMYLFCGVFAAFFSVVMCLLGLTNNPIIGASGALMGIFVAYYRFFPERRLLLFFFFPMKIKYAMWVMVAIDVFMAPSGDGIAHLAHLGGVVAGFIYMYLYEGGFRRLSGKLNFGGPKVKVTRGGKASSDDARNEEPSDAIEGEVFYVDEEKRMDEILRKVSREGVQSLSPSERKFLMEAGERLRRRRGG
- a CDS encoding VWA domain-containing protein, with amino-acid sequence MTIEGEPNSYNVSIGDTLSVTSRKSLQVGENFVKWEVVSGTGTFVDETEDSTGFIPSSDPVVIRRVTRTLPIYEISDKMTKFIVGENSSVIPSTLYGVRVYFNSDVGGPFLITCISRQSPTILNFYGDSTFKTFVPIAPTDSFISSRDCFFFEGYKQCLINVQPNENYYFFLYAAGYPNANMKDSILVRVDPAYTLEASYSGNGAAYVDSLYRKAISYNRVISTDTTKIFAIPGNDNVFDHWEVVSGSCSILDSGRDTTGVIGVNSNCKVRAVFRAGTVYPVTGTPTEYNFYDHLYANKTANGSSGVRFTFTAPSSGTYAVVVSNELTQDSAVYIRYTSTDYKTAAVTERFLGTYSETMTLTAGQEVAIVVANTGSGANPFYINYATQAHKITLGTDGHGRVFPAGGYATAYAGSRYSISAEANAGYRFSDWQTVSGTPAVEDKNAPYTYVTVNGDAELKARFKASSVYTLTRTKQKFNHQDNYYSESTRSSVRFTWTPPDSGSYMVSIEAVDPVGGTFTDYGTDKNFSTPVSEKPVSGTSSFTVRGTPGVPLYWTFQDSGSGIPNKSFNAWISAPYVLTVISSKEGSAYPSGKVYTAPGNKTILTAWPHGGYKFKSWVNTDGDMTIDSPKSSRTIVVPKDSVCTIKATFTNDESAEPVLKISKLDVGNYPEVCAQVSVTDKKSGNSFYGLVSGDFTLTQDGVPVTPEVTSIENVTGVSVVIVVDESGSMIYNDRMEKTKASIRNFVDNMGPYDRTAIVGFRGEDSTVVHLAMTSDKSLAVKAVEEVDVDMNAATNILVGTYVGVEQIVNETNPTAVIVFSDGVNNGGSKTLMETVAFAKAKKTTIYSIGLETDSKYPLEDLAVNTGGTFTFASDASELAGIYAAIRDNIMSQYMVCYQTPDTVQNGDIHTVAISTKFNKITTSDTARWSENSLPPTVTLTEATKELIENSQPSNNPLTLGVYISTLVGISYANVYVRRSGTDGIFTQYALHNVRDSLWEFTVPASVVTAPGIDFYVIAADALGQAGKSPRIQNPANQPYTIFVDNDLPAVEAVSVACEDSTSDLKTFRFGIKDSDGIDAATLYYKDSRAVIYQEMSLTYSADNDTWVAEFRANVRDYDMLVYYLRVKDGKGATVRHPGEGTLVTDACRIHYVDNDSSVIDTIPEDSILPPSPRDSIVYSLIADSAEMYDKDLDGRADFVRVHFKDEREDNITSIDSIFWNSNRGEWRYVPEGTIKQDRSDGTWFGAYINKPYKYGLTKADSAHPPFLAFSTIYSEDLENVRLLDRVGAVPARATKFPGKIGLDEYMDPNSEMPPDTLLVTLSEPVINVGDEKSWEKFFRYSESCDDTVSHPLKLKHSPKIRENGQQWMLVLDDYSVKAGFCLSTDPSATYEDLAGNSMGRGGIKIEGKDGSLYLAEVRPLQAVSGIGKTPKWIPPDGDEWESLPDSLSAISVKATMPYTAEVYIFDGIASYVTHFKQKFGYDGEMDQSIRGKPGDLFRQGYLHWNKRSDKGRKAGTGVYIWKIFFKFEDGHKETRIVKTGVWRGSRK